The following are encoded in a window of Haloprofundus salilacus genomic DNA:
- a CDS encoding archaea-specific SMC-related protein, with the protein MSSTLTTGETARFSVKNVGGIDETSVEIPPGITVLAGRNATNRTSFLQAVMAAMGSERSSLKGDADEGRVELELGDDQYVSTLKRIGGGVSTSGDPYLDDAEVADLFAFLLGDNEARRAVTRDADLRELIMRPVDTDAIRREISELEDEKSRLDDRLDELQSLKRDLPELEKERTRLRDELEAKRAALAEKEAEIDEHSADVDESREEKRELEKKLDDLRDRRSDLETVRSDIDLEQESIESLQRELRELETELDNLADGSEETDGELDRRIEQLRDRKQRLSSEVSELQNVLKFNEEMLEDGPVTGALPSENGESKAVTDRLVDDNSVVCWTCGSNVDRENIEGTLDQLRKLRKEKLATVRDIEDDLSELRSQKKERENRQRRLETVERKLERVEDEIERREETLADKRDERDRLGEEVAALEETVDDLESEDFSEVLSLHKEANEIEFQLGRLESSLEDIEADIADIEDELASESDLRDERERVADELTDLRTRIEQIETQAISEFNDHMDAVLGILEYANIERIWIERVERQVREGRRKVDKTVFELHIVRSTESGTTYEDTVDHLSESEQEVTGLVFALAGYLVHDLYETVPFMLLDSLEAIDSDRIARLVDYLSEYAEFLVVALLPEDAQALDEEYTRISKI; encoded by the coding sequence ATGTCATCGACGCTTACTACAGGGGAAACCGCTCGGTTCTCGGTCAAGAACGTCGGCGGTATCGACGAAACGTCGGTCGAGATTCCGCCGGGCATCACGGTACTCGCGGGGCGAAACGCGACGAACAGGACGTCGTTTCTCCAGGCAGTAATGGCAGCGATGGGAAGCGAACGAAGTTCGTTGAAAGGTGATGCCGACGAGGGGCGCGTCGAACTCGAACTCGGCGACGACCAGTACGTTAGCACGCTGAAGCGAATAGGCGGCGGTGTGAGTACGAGCGGTGACCCGTACCTCGACGACGCCGAGGTCGCCGATCTATTCGCGTTCCTCCTCGGCGACAACGAAGCGCGCCGGGCGGTCACGCGCGACGCGGATCTCCGCGAGCTCATCATGCGACCGGTCGACACCGACGCGATTCGTCGCGAGATATCGGAACTCGAAGACGAGAAGTCGCGACTCGACGACCGCCTCGACGAACTCCAGAGCCTGAAGCGCGACCTCCCCGAACTAGAGAAGGAACGCACGCGCCTGCGCGACGAACTCGAAGCCAAGCGAGCGGCGCTAGCCGAAAAGGAAGCCGAAATAGACGAACACAGCGCCGACGTCGACGAGTCGCGCGAGGAGAAGCGCGAGCTGGAGAAGAAACTCGACGACCTCCGCGACCGGCGCAGCGACCTCGAGACGGTGCGCTCCGACATCGACCTCGAACAAGAGAGCATTGAGTCCCTGCAGAGAGAACTGCGCGAACTCGAAACCGAACTCGACAACCTCGCCGACGGAAGCGAGGAGACCGACGGCGAACTCGACCGTCGCATCGAACAGCTCCGCGACCGAAAGCAGCGTCTCAGTTCTGAGGTCAGCGAGCTCCAGAACGTCCTGAAGTTCAACGAGGAGATGCTGGAAGACGGTCCCGTCACCGGGGCGCTGCCGTCCGAAAACGGCGAGTCGAAAGCGGTCACCGACCGCCTCGTCGACGACAACTCGGTCGTCTGTTGGACCTGCGGGTCGAACGTTGACCGCGAGAACATCGAGGGAACGCTCGACCAACTGAGGAAGCTCCGGAAGGAGAAACTCGCGACAGTGCGTGACATCGAAGACGACCTCAGCGAGCTTCGAAGTCAGAAGAAAGAACGGGAGAACCGACAGCGACGGCTCGAAACGGTCGAACGAAAGCTCGAACGCGTCGAAGACGAAATCGAGCGCCGCGAGGAGACGCTCGCCGACAAGCGTGACGAGCGCGACCGACTCGGCGAGGAGGTAGCGGCGCTCGAAGAGACGGTCGACGACCTCGAATCGGAGGATTTCAGCGAGGTGCTCAGCCTCCACAAAGAGGCGAACGAGATCGAGTTCCAGCTCGGCCGGTTGGAATCGTCGCTCGAGGATATCGAGGCCGACATCGCCGACATCGAGGACGAACTCGCGAGCGAGAGCGACCTGCGCGACGAGCGCGAACGCGTCGCCGACGAGCTCACCGACCTCCGGACGCGAATCGAGCAGATAGAGACGCAGGCCATCTCGGAGTTCAACGACCACATGGACGCCGTTCTCGGTATCTTGGAGTACGCTAACATCGAGCGGATCTGGATCGAGCGCGTCGAACGTCAGGTCCGCGAGGGGCGGCGGAAAGTGGACAAGACGGTGTTCGAACTCCACATCGTCCGCAGCACCGAGTCGGGGACGACGTACGAGGACACCGTCGACCACCTCAGCGAGTCCGAACAGGAGGTAACCGGTCTCGTCTTCGCGCTCGCGGGCTACCTGGTTCACGATCTCTACGAGACGGTGCCGTTCATGTTACTCGACTCGCTGGAGGCCATCGACTCCGACCGCATCGCCCGACTCGTCGACTACCTCTCGGAGTACGCCGAGTTCCTCGTCGTCGCGCTCCTGCCCGAGGACGCGCAGGCGCTCGATGAGGAGTACACCCGTATCTCCAAAATCTAA
- a CDS encoding IclR family transcriptional regulator: protein MTTNEAYPVSSVRTTFRIVEALAERGPSGVTELAREVELSKSSVHKHLTTLESLNYVVKEESTYRLGLRFLGVGNRVRERSELYHAAKPAIDNLAKTAGAVTNLMVVEHGFGVYAYRAGETFDSDDRLPVVGGQVHLHATAGGKAILSQLSDEEIERIIDLHGLPSSTEKTITEKRALQRELRSIQDRGLAFERGEHMPSVQCVAAPVTAPGHPVGAITVSGSIEQMSGKKLEEDLAGLVVSTSNAIEVALLQR, encoded by the coding sequence ATGACCACGAACGAAGCATACCCCGTCAGTTCGGTTCGGACGACGTTCCGAATCGTCGAAGCGCTCGCTGAGCGGGGTCCGTCGGGCGTCACGGAGCTCGCCCGCGAGGTAGAGCTCTCGAAGAGTTCGGTTCACAAACACCTGACGACGCTCGAATCGCTCAATTACGTGGTGAAAGAGGAGAGCACCTATCGCCTCGGTCTCCGGTTTCTGGGCGTCGGAAACCGCGTTCGCGAACGGTCGGAGCTGTACCACGCTGCGAAGCCGGCCATCGACAACCTCGCGAAGACGGCGGGAGCGGTGACGAATCTCATGGTCGTCGAACACGGATTCGGGGTTTACGCCTACCGCGCCGGAGAGACGTTCGACTCCGACGACCGACTTCCGGTGGTCGGGGGGCAGGTTCACCTCCACGCGACTGCGGGTGGCAAGGCGATACTCTCACAACTCTCCGACGAGGAGATCGAGCGGATTATCGACCTGCATGGTCTCCCCTCGTCCACGGAAAAAACGATCACAGAGAAGCGAGCGCTACAGCGTGAGTTGCGCTCTATCCAAGACCGCGGCCTCGCTTTCGAGCGTGGCGAACACATGCCGTCCGTTCAATGCGTCGCGGCCCCGGTGACCGCCCCCGGTCATCCCGTCGGCGCTATCACCGTCTCGGGGTCGATCGAGCAAATGAGCGGGAAAAAACTCGAAGAGGACTTGGCCGGCCTCGTAGTCAGCACCAGTAACGCTATCGAAGTTGCACTGTTACAACGGTAA
- a CDS encoding ABC transporter ATP-binding protein, with the protein MSGVSFTHVRKTYDDGDIVAIEDFSLEMVDGDFVSVVGPSGSGKSTLLRMVAGLEDISGGEIRIGDRVVNDVAPQNRGVAMVFQNYALYPHMSVRDNMSYGLRLTTDLSDDEIDRRVEDAAEMMGIGDLLDKRPGHLSGGQQQRVATGRAIVREPDVFLMDEPLSNLDAKLRMHMRTELQRIQEDLDTTTIYVTHDQEEAMTMSDQVVVLAEGELQQVAPPEELYYQPANMFVADFVGSPSMNFFDVEVHDGVAVGDGFDYRLPEYHREQVADRNGDAFTLGVRPESVSVSDTASAETVTAVVDVVEPIGSDTYLYLHVGDVECTARVEAKTPIQEGDHIELQFDEESLHLFDAETGENVVYSFEKPEAPVSSA; encoded by the coding sequence ATGAGTGGCGTGAGCTTTACACATGTCAGGAAGACGTACGACGACGGCGACATCGTCGCGATAGAAGATTTCAGCCTCGAGATGGTAGACGGCGACTTTGTGTCTGTCGTCGGGCCGTCAGGGTCGGGGAAGTCGACGTTGCTACGCATGGTCGCCGGACTGGAGGACATCTCCGGCGGGGAGATACGCATCGGTGACCGCGTCGTCAACGATGTCGCACCGCAGAACAGAGGCGTGGCGATGGTGTTCCAGAACTACGCGCTCTACCCGCACATGTCCGTCAGGGACAACATGTCCTACGGACTGCGGCTGACGACCGACCTCTCCGACGACGAGATCGACCGACGAGTCGAGGACGCCGCCGAGATGATGGGGATCGGCGACCTCTTAGATAAACGACCGGGACACCTCTCCGGGGGTCAGCAGCAGCGCGTTGCGACCGGCCGCGCCATCGTCCGCGAACCCGACGTGTTCCTGATGGACGAACCGCTCTCTAATCTGGACGCCAAACTCCGGATGCACATGCGGACGGAACTGCAGCGGATCCAGGAGGATCTCGATACGACGACCATCTACGTTACGCACGACCAGGAGGAGGCGATGACGATGTCCGACCAGGTAGTCGTCCTCGCCGAGGGCGAACTCCAGCAGGTGGCACCACCGGAGGAACTGTACTACCAACCGGCCAATATGTTCGTCGCGGATTTCGTCGGGTCGCCATCGATGAACTTCTTCGACGTCGAGGTTCACGACGGCGTCGCCGTCGGCGACGGCTTCGACTACCGCCTCCCGGAGTACCACCGCGAACAAGTGGCCGACCGCAACGGGGATGCTTTCACGCTTGGAGTCCGCCCGGAGAGCGTCTCCGTCAGCGACACCGCCAGCGCGGAGACGGTCACCGCCGTCGTCGACGTCGTCGAACCCATCGGCAGCGACACCTACCTCTACCTGCACGTCGGCGACGTCGAGTGCACCGCTCGCGTCGAAGCGAAAACTCCCATTCAGGAGGGCGACCACATCGAACTCCAGTTCGACGAGGAGTCGCTGCACCTGTTCGACGCAGAGACCGGCGAGAACGTCGTGTACTCGTTCGAGAAACCCGAAGCACCCGTCTCCTCGGCCTGA
- a CDS encoding C-terminal binding protein → MSHRIAVSQSDFPDARIEERVFAEADVDDVVVGSADSEEELITLAEGADGLLVQYAEVTESVLDALPELSVVSRYGIGVDNVDVAAASERDVAVANVPSYCEEEVATHALSLLFALARKTTVYDRTVKSGTWDWKVGRPIEALPGKTVGFVAFGKIPRTFVELTAGFDFEYLTYDPYIDDEDVADSPVDRVDFETLLSESEIVSVHAPLVDETHHLFDADAFGRMDSSAFLLNTARGPIVDEAALYDALEAGELAGAGLDVMEEEPTHDSPLFDRDDVVVTPHVAWYSESSIDELRRKAAENVVRYLRGDSPHGFVNESSIGER, encoded by the coding sequence ATGTCACACAGAATCGCGGTCTCACAATCGGACTTCCCCGACGCCCGGATAGAGGAGCGCGTGTTCGCCGAAGCCGACGTCGACGACGTCGTCGTCGGGTCGGCCGACTCCGAGGAAGAACTGATCACGCTCGCCGAGGGCGCAGACGGACTGCTCGTCCAGTACGCCGAGGTGACCGAGTCAGTTCTCGACGCGCTCCCAGAGCTGTCGGTAGTCTCGCGGTACGGTATCGGCGTGGACAACGTCGACGTCGCGGCAGCTTCCGAACGGGACGTTGCCGTCGCGAACGTCCCCTCCTACTGCGAGGAGGAGGTGGCGACGCACGCCCTCTCGCTCCTGTTCGCGCTCGCTCGGAAGACGACGGTGTACGACCGGACGGTCAAATCCGGCACGTGGGACTGGAAGGTCGGTCGCCCCATCGAGGCGCTCCCGGGCAAGACCGTCGGCTTCGTCGCGTTCGGGAAGATTCCCCGGACGTTCGTCGAGTTGACCGCCGGGTTCGATTTCGAGTACCTCACCTACGACCCGTACATCGACGACGAGGACGTCGCGGACTCCCCCGTCGACAGGGTCGATTTCGAGACGTTGCTCTCGGAGTCGGAGATCGTCTCGGTTCACGCGCCGCTGGTCGATGAGACCCACCACCTGTTCGACGCCGACGCCTTCGGACGGATGGACTCCTCGGCGTTCCTCCTAAACACCGCTCGCGGACCGATAGTCGACGAGGCGGCGCTGTACGACGCGCTGGAGGCGGGCGAACTCGCCGGCGCCGGACTCGACGTCATGGAGGAGGAACCGACCCACGACTCGCCGCTGTTCGACCGCGACGACGTCGTCGTGACGCCCCACGTCGCGTGGTACTCCGAATCGTCGATCGACGAACTGCGGCGCAAAGCCGCGGAGAACGTCGTTCGGTATCTGCGGGGCGACTCCCCGCACGGGTTCGTCAACGAGAGCTCTATCGGAGAACGGTAA
- the rdfA gene encoding rod-determining factor RdfA, translating into MDTDDTGDSPERPNSKVARVIDEYDLGPEFGRRLERLWTGDGEERHSLRDLADRFNRRVLEAAMTAAGASTLDGEVENVYRLLTDDEVSSGMRTEARVRLEREGVDVDRLERDFVTYQAIRSYLKEYRGAEYERSDTDRVENAARSIRRLRSRATTVTEGNLDQLRSNDHITLGEFRLFVDMNVLCEECGAQYGVDELLERGGCDCRADDIEVDASDSN; encoded by the coding sequence ATGGACACAGACGACACGGGCGACAGTCCCGAGCGACCGAACAGCAAAGTTGCTCGCGTCATCGACGAATACGACCTCGGACCCGAGTTCGGGCGACGGCTCGAGCGACTCTGGACCGGCGACGGCGAAGAGCGGCACAGTCTCCGCGACTTGGCCGACCGATTCAACCGGCGCGTGCTTGAAGCGGCGATGACGGCCGCCGGCGCGTCGACGCTCGACGGCGAAGTCGAGAACGTCTACCGGTTGTTGACCGACGACGAGGTGAGCAGCGGGATGCGGACGGAGGCGCGGGTCCGGCTCGAACGCGAAGGCGTCGACGTCGACAGACTCGAACGGGATTTCGTCACGTATCAGGCGATACGCTCGTACCTCAAGGAGTACCGCGGCGCGGAGTACGAACGCTCCGACACCGACCGCGTGGAGAACGCGGCTCGGAGCATCCGACGCCTCCGTTCGCGCGCGACGACTGTTACCGAAGGAAACCTCGATCAGTTGCGGTCGAACGACCACATCACGCTCGGCGAGTTCAGACTGTTCGTCGACATGAACGTCCTCTGCGAGGAGTGCGGTGCGCAGTACGGCGTCGACGAACTGCTCGAACGCGGCGGCTGTGACTGTCGAGCGGACGATATCGAAGTGGACGCATCCGACTCGAACTGA
- a CDS encoding fumarylacetoacetate hydrolase family protein yields MQIVRYNGGSGPVLGVKKGSKIHSLADLPEGLPTYDDFTNQRYLDTVESLVLNGGLSQRDIDEVDLLAPVPQPGKIVCAGLNYQDHAEEQDEEIPDEPLLFAKAPTTVTNPDSPIVHPEGEQVDYEVELGVVVGRTAKNVSEDEVSDFVAGYTVLNDVSGRKAQFSDGQFFRGKSYDTFSPMGPTLVVGDNFNPNSVDVFLRVDGETKQESNTEQFIFDVNELVSYISQNMTLRPGDVISTGTPGGVGIFREPVDLLKPGQMCEAEIEGIGTLSNPVIEE; encoded by the coding sequence ATGCAGATAGTCCGATATAACGGTGGTTCCGGTCCAGTGTTGGGTGTAAAAAAAGGCTCGAAGATACATTCACTCGCCGATTTGCCAGAAGGTCTTCCTACGTACGACGACTTTACAAATCAACGATACCTCGATACGGTGGAGTCACTCGTTCTGAACGGAGGGCTCTCACAGCGAGATATAGATGAGGTAGATCTTCTTGCACCCGTACCTCAACCGGGGAAAATAGTCTGTGCCGGTCTCAATTATCAAGACCACGCCGAAGAACAAGACGAGGAAATTCCCGACGAGCCACTTCTCTTCGCGAAGGCTCCAACGACTGTGACGAATCCAGATAGTCCGATTGTTCATCCTGAGGGTGAACAAGTTGACTACGAAGTTGAACTTGGAGTGGTCGTCGGTCGCACCGCGAAAAACGTCTCTGAAGATGAGGTTTCCGACTTCGTCGCCGGCTACACCGTTCTCAACGACGTGAGCGGTCGGAAGGCTCAATTCTCCGACGGCCAGTTTTTCAGAGGAAAAAGCTACGACACGTTCTCTCCGATGGGACCTACACTTGTTGTCGGTGATAACTTCAATCCGAACTCAGTCGACGTGTTCCTACGGGTTGATGGAGAAACAAAACAAGAATCGAATACGGAGCAATTCATCTTCGATGTCAACGAACTCGTCTCCTACATTAGCCAGAATATGACGCTACGGCCAGGTGACGTGATTTCGACCGGTACCCCTGGTGGAGTCGGAATCTTCCGTGAACCAGTCGATCTACTCAAGCCGGGACAAATGTGTGAGGCGGAGATCGAAGGTATCGGAACTCTCTCTAATCCTGTCATAGAGGAGTAA
- a CDS encoding family 43 glycosylhydrolase, producing MRRRTLLRGVCLAAGTSVAGCLDRDRGGPTYENPVFEPILADPSVHRAADGEFYAYGTADDWRDGEGTRVVPIVRSSNLVDWEYVGEAFESTPDWKEYGNVWAPMVVRRDGRYLMYYSLSTWGDENPGIGIATSDDPGGRFEDRGELFTSEEIGVENSIDPFFYEDDGTPYLFWGSFHGIYGVELESDGTTLAGEPFQIAGDRFEATYLYERDGRYYFFGSTGSCCEGPLSTYRVEVGRADSLRGPYVNAQGRNLMTFGGEVVVDDGAGFVGPGHNSMVVDDRDTEWLVYHAYVEGNEWIDSTPRRALMLDPLQWEDGWPRVESRVPSTERSGPVFDE from the coding sequence ATGCGACGGAGAACGCTGCTCCGAGGAGTCTGTCTCGCCGCCGGCACGAGCGTCGCCGGCTGTCTCGACCGGGACCGCGGCGGACCGACCTACGAGAATCCGGTGTTCGAACCGATACTGGCGGACCCGTCGGTCCACCGCGCGGCCGACGGCGAGTTCTACGCGTACGGAACCGCCGACGACTGGAGAGACGGCGAGGGGACACGCGTCGTACCCATCGTTCGGTCGTCTAATCTCGTCGACTGGGAGTACGTCGGCGAGGCGTTCGAATCGACCCCCGACTGGAAGGAGTACGGGAACGTGTGGGCGCCGATGGTCGTTCGCCGCGACGGTCGGTACCTAATGTACTACTCGCTGTCGACGTGGGGCGACGAGAACCCCGGCATCGGCATCGCGACGAGCGACGACCCCGGCGGCCGGTTCGAAGACCGCGGGGAACTCTTCACGAGCGAAGAGATAGGCGTCGAGAACTCCATCGACCCGTTCTTCTACGAGGACGACGGGACGCCGTACCTCTTCTGGGGGAGTTTCCACGGCATCTACGGCGTCGAACTCGAATCCGACGGGACGACCCTCGCTGGGGAGCCGTTCCAGATAGCCGGCGACCGCTTCGAGGCGACCTATCTCTACGAGCGCGACGGGCGGTACTACTTCTTCGGCTCCACGGGTAGCTGCTGCGAGGGACCGTTGAGCACCTACCGCGTCGAAGTCGGCCGCGCCGACTCGCTGCGCGGCCCCTACGTGAACGCCCAAGGGCGGAACCTCATGACCTTCGGCGGCGAGGTCGTCGTAGACGACGGGGCGGGGTTCGTCGGTCCCGGCCACAACTCGATGGTGGTCGACGACCGCGACACGGAGTGGCTGGTCTATCACGCGTACGTCGAGGGGAACGAGTGGATCGATTCGACACCGAGGCGTGCGCTCATGCTCGACCCGTTGCAGTGGGAAGACGGATGGCCGCGCGTCGAAAGCCGGGTCCCGAGCACCGAGCGCTCTGGCCCGGTGTTCGATGAGTGA
- a CDS encoding inositol monophosphatase family protein, whose product MVEVFDCCVRPLGGCSEDGYDWIIDPIDGTQNIVLDIPEWVTSVAVVHDSESVSCVNVAPALGDCPSLEMVGYSRIMHWSTRSVFSL is encoded by the coding sequence GTGGTCGAAGTCTTCGATTGCTGCGTACGTCCACTCGGCGGCTGCTCGGAAGACGGGTACGATTGGATAATCGATCCCATCGACGGAACGCAGAACATCGTCCTCGACATTCCAGAGTGGGTGACAAGCGTCGCAGTCGTTCACGATTCTGAGTCAGTGAGCTGCGTCAACGTCGCTCCCGCCTTAGGTGATTGTCCTTCATTAGAAATGGTGGGATATAGCCGAATCATGCATTGGTCGACGAGAAGCGTTTTCAGCCTTTAA
- a CDS encoding RNA-guided endonuclease InsQ/TnpB family protein, translating to MKRANTFEVVPQSDEGEELLRRLLDASAALWNEINYERREHYADPNGDVWEISECRGRYGGTLGASTVQQIERKNREAWKSFFSLKKKGEANGKPGFWGNADEGRELRTYIRNTSYSVEWGEYSRLEILVGKDLKDEYGLGHRERPRLEVRGDPNWKEYEKQGRLELFYDEQAQTFRAFQPVTIDTSRLAQPLASEEAALDIGANNLVACTTTTGQQLLYEGRTLFKRFRETTREIARLQSLLEEGRYSSHRIRRLYDRRTKRRDHAQDALVRNLIERLYDEGVKTVYVGALTDVLDTHWSVETNAKTHNFWAFRAFVNRLACTAEEYGISVEVRSEAWTSQECPNCGSTEDTTRHRDTLMCPCGFEGHADLTASETFLQRQTTVSRSMARPVCLKWDDHEWSESPRSVPNEEHTNPQVASVGR from the coding sequence ATGAAGCGAGCCAACACGTTCGAGGTGGTTCCTCAGTCCGACGAGGGCGAGGAGTTGCTTCGACGGCTGTTGGACGCTTCTGCCGCTCTCTGGAACGAAATCAACTACGAGCGCCGCGAACACTACGCTGACCCAAACGGAGACGTGTGGGAAATCAGCGAGTGTCGCGGTCGCTACGGCGGAACGCTTGGCGCTTCAACAGTTCAACAAATCGAACGCAAGAACCGCGAAGCGTGGAAATCGTTCTTCAGCCTCAAGAAGAAAGGCGAAGCCAACGGCAAGCCCGGATTCTGGGGTAACGCAGACGAGGGCCGAGAACTACGCACGTACATCCGAAACACGTCGTACTCGGTCGAGTGGGGTGAATACTCTCGCCTCGAAATCCTCGTCGGGAAAGACCTGAAAGACGAGTACGGGCTTGGACACCGCGAACGCCCCCGGCTCGAAGTTCGGGGCGACCCCAACTGGAAGGAGTATGAGAAGCAGGGTAGGTTGGAGTTGTTCTACGACGAGCAAGCACAGACGTTCAGGGCCTTTCAGCCAGTCACTATCGACACTTCTCGACTGGCACAACCACTGGCTTCGGAAGAAGCCGCTCTGGACATCGGTGCGAACAACCTCGTCGCCTGCACAACCACGACAGGACAGCAACTCCTGTACGAAGGACGCACCCTGTTCAAGCGATTCCGCGAAACCACACGCGAAATCGCGCGGCTACAATCTCTGTTGGAGGAAGGTCGATACAGCAGTCACCGTATCCGACGCCTGTACGACCGGCGCACCAAGAGACGTGACCACGCTCAAGACGCACTTGTCCGTAACCTCATCGAACGCCTGTACGATGAGGGCGTCAAGACTGTGTACGTCGGTGCGTTAACAGACGTACTTGACACGCACTGGTCGGTGGAGACGAACGCGAAGACGCACAACTTCTGGGCGTTCCGAGCGTTCGTGAACAGACTAGCGTGTACCGCCGAGGAATACGGTATCTCGGTGGAAGTGCGGTCTGAGGCGTGGACAAGTCAAGAGTGTCCGAATTGTGGTTCGACAGAGGATACGACGCGCCACAGAGACACGCTGATGTGTCCGTGTGGATTCGAGGGGCACGCAGACCTCACAGCGTCAGAGACGTTCCTTCAGCGGCAGACAACGGTATCACGGTCGATGGCACGGCCTGTATGCCTCAAGTGGGACGACCACGAATGGTCAGAGTCACCACGCTCAGTTCCCAACGAGGAGCATACGAACCCGCAAGTTGCCTCCGTGGGTCGGTAA
- a CDS encoding sugar phosphate isomerase/epimerase family protein, producing the protein MTSIGFQLYSLHGVDDPLPTLIKRVGETEFEGVELAGLGDQEPSAITDALESAELELAGAHVGLEELEENEDATAETYRELGCENIIVPWLDPEHFESGEAVEAAAERLEVVATALAEHDLSLHYHNHDQEFVEFDDEPALSKLMEATENVGFELDLGWAGAAGYDPLSYLEEHSDRVRLVHLKDYDAETGDVVEVGHGDLDIEAAVESVRGHDVDWLIYEAEERPDSYGTLDHAADVVETYWKGAGVRSPESRRR; encoded by the coding sequence ATGACATCGATCGGCTTCCAACTGTACAGCCTCCACGGAGTCGACGATCCACTGCCGACCCTCATCAAACGCGTCGGCGAGACCGAATTCGAAGGCGTCGAACTCGCCGGTCTCGGCGACCAAGAGCCAAGTGCTATCACCGATGCGTTGGAGTCGGCAGAACTCGAACTCGCTGGAGCACACGTCGGTTTGGAGGAGTTAGAGGAGAACGAAGATGCGACTGCAGAGACGTATCGCGAACTCGGGTGCGAGAACATAATCGTACCGTGGCTAGACCCGGAACACTTCGAGTCCGGAGAAGCGGTAGAGGCGGCGGCCGAACGACTGGAGGTGGTCGCGACAGCGCTGGCAGAACACGACCTTTCGCTGCACTATCACAATCACGATCAGGAGTTCGTCGAATTCGACGACGAACCGGCGCTCTCGAAACTGATGGAGGCGACCGAGAACGTCGGCTTCGAACTCGACCTCGGATGGGCTGGGGCGGCTGGATACGATCCGCTTTCGTATCTCGAAGAACACAGCGACCGAGTGCGTCTGGTTCACCTCAAAGACTACGACGCGGAGACGGGCGACGTCGTCGAAGTGGGCCACGGCGACTTGGACATCGAAGCGGCAGTCGAATCAGTTCGAGGTCACGACGTCGACTGGCTTATCTACGAAGCGGAGGAACGGCCAGACTCGTACGGGACACTCGACCACGCGGCCGACGTGGTCGAGACGTACTGGAAGGGCGCGGGCGTCCGCTCGCCCGAGTCGAGACGTCGATAG
- a CDS encoding ThuA domain-containing protein produces MTRPTVTVWNEFVHERESDVVAEIYPDGIHTVIADALEERGFETRTATLDEPEHGLTEEVLDDTDVLTWWGHAAHDEVDDEIVERVKERVLDGMGLLVMHSAHYSKIFKSLMGTTCSLKWREAAERERLWVVEPSHPIVAGLDDDYIELEEAEMYGERFDVPAPETLVFNSWFEGGEVFRSGCCYRRGAGKVFYFRPGHETYPVYHDETIQQVLANACEWAAPGEDQPTPTYGNAEPKEDIDTSDERTVH; encoded by the coding sequence ATGACACGTCCAACGGTCACGGTCTGGAACGAGTTCGTCCACGAGCGCGAGAGCGACGTCGTCGCGGAGATCTATCCGGACGGTATCCACACGGTCATCGCCGACGCGCTCGAGGAACGAGGCTTCGAGACCCGGACCGCGACGCTCGACGAACCCGAACACGGCTTGACCGAGGAGGTGCTCGACGACACCGACGTGCTGACGTGGTGGGGGCACGCCGCCCACGACGAAGTCGACGACGAAATCGTCGAGCGGGTCAAGGAGCGCGTCCTCGACGGGATGGGGCTGCTCGTGATGCACTCGGCGCACTATTCGAAAATTTTCAAATCCTTGATGGGCACGACCTGCTCGCTGAAGTGGCGCGAAGCCGCCGAGCGAGAGCGACTGTGGGTCGTCGAGCCGAGCCACCCCATCGTCGCCGGTCTCGACGACGACTACATCGAGTTGGAGGAGGCGGAGATGTACGGCGAGCGCTTCGACGTTCCGGCTCCCGAGACGCTCGTGTTCAACAGTTGGTTCGAGGGCGGCGAAGTGTTCCGCTCGGGCTGTTGTTACCGGCGCGGCGCGGGGAAAGTGTTCTACTTCCGACCCGGACACGAGACGTACCCCGTCTACCACGACGAGACCATCCAGCAGGTGCTCGCGAACGCCTGCGAGTGGGCCGCGCCCGGTGAGGACCAGCCGACGCCCACATACGGCAACGCCGAGCCGAAGGAGGACATCGACACGAGCGACGAGCGAACGGTTCACTGA